The Aedes aegypti strain LVP_AGWG chromosome 1, AaegL5.0 Primary Assembly, whole genome shotgun sequence sequence taagaataaagcaattgtgtttctattgttctttaaatgtgacgtggggactagatAAGTAActttatgaaggcgtaagttatttttcatattaatactatattaggacttccgtcatgacaaacttttaaccaaaaagttctactcatatcagttcccttcaaatttaataaagttttctcttaaaaatataggggaaaaatgattttattatatttgtaaaattgttgttccaaaaatagcttgtttttttctatcaggcttctgattgatgatgctttcgaagaacaagccttttttgaaaataataaatataagttgtcgaatttttcagccaatttttaacaatcattgattttgataacctccaaaaatcgaccgttccaATCGTTGtgccatattcgtgtgaaatttaattattttggagaatttttattatcacaacattgtataatactagtcgaacgatgtgcagaaaaccgcttgaaatttaattgctaaattttaaagatacagcatgcacaaggtgtccacttaataaaatgaacagtccttaaggcgataaaactagttttggacaaacattattttttccgaccattgtgcgtgGGTTCAAAGATCcacaatcccaatcccaatatCCAAACTGGTATCCAAGGGTCTACACTGGAAAACCAAGATCCAAACTGCCATCCTACAATCCACATCACAGTCCCAGTATACACTCTTAATTTATACGATCTGCGCTACAATCCCAGGTTTCACAGTGGAATAGAGTAATACATACTGAAATACCAGGATTCACACCGGAGTTCTGGAAGCCACACTGGTgtcccaagatccacactgaaatcctacAATACACACTACAATCCCAGAATCTTCACTGAAATTCTTCGATGCGTAATATAATCCCACGATCCACACTGTAATCGAAGCATCTACACTAAAATATCAGGATCCACAATGAAGTTTCAGTATCCATACTAGAATCTTAGAATCCACATTGGAATTCCAAATTCCACACTGAAATTCTACGATCTACATTACAATGCCAGGATGCTCAAGATCCTAGATGTGGGCTtggtggccgtgcggttagtgtcgtcaggcaatgagcgtatcgtgtcatggggtgtgggttcgattcccgctgcaaccattgaaacttttcgtcaggaatgtttctcggttgtaccattggagcatgcttgtccgttgtctagtgttaagttgacagtctgtgcagctaaatggctgaagacggtgtccgtgtctttttttacACTACTATCCCAAGATCCACATTGGATTCAAAGAATCCACACTAATATAACAGGATCCACACTAAAATGCTGTGTTACATACTGCAATCCTAGGATTCGCACTGTTGGTTCACACGCACTATCTAGGgtccacactggaattccaggATTCATATTGCAATCCCAGGATCGACACTGAAATTCTGCAATTCACACTACAATCCCAGggtccacactgaaataccagtATGGAATACACTGTAAACCCAGGATCTACACTAGAATCCCATGATCCATCCTGACATCTTAGGATCCATTCTGAAATGGCTTCCAGGATCCATTCTACAATCTTTCAGGAATCTCGAATTTGGAAACCACGTTTATCATACAATAAGACGACCCAagtaacattgcacgtattgtactgcatatcaacaatacTGATGCGCATTATCGATACATTACGAATGTATCAATGCACCTATATTACTTTATGAATAGGGTCCCAAAgacctgtcccaattttaatgccaaacgcttatgtttaggccaaaaacacatgtttactcaattttttattgtttttcttttgtttgagtccaaaaaacatttttttttagattttgtcacactccttggctgaaactcaaatgttgggtgtattttgctttccgtgtccctgtcagataggaacaacctcagtgttaaaactaaaagccctgtggtgtttttgtcgatcaAGCGAacgtcaaggttcatttatggacccaatttttaaattaaattttaaatatgatgtagccgttatttgagcggtaAAAAATGCTAACATAACTGCAgtgacatgctctttcgtgtaattaaataaaaacaagattttattttgcattttaggacccaattgcttGGTTGCTTTACAAACATTCTTGCATTAGTTCGACTATAAaagggcccttttccacttttaaactactttaatggtaggcttacgacAATGCAGCTGTTTtatataacactgcggaacacgattttgtctcaagcaccaaaataccgctgttTACTTAAttcagggttgctgaatccattgccatttacagaaatatcatagcacgtctagtttttgagatattggctgttgaaaatgttaaatttgactgtttcaaccaacttgcatgcaagttttccagcttgtatggcaatttatttgcttaatttgcctcagcaCTCAAACTTCTTATGTActtatcatcaatgttcatgatacttccgatgctcaaaagttattttgtgttggtttagaaaagtattataTTTAGCCATATATCGATTTAAcctcaatttaatcgtgcaatttcaatcaaattatatctgaaatgaaagttaaagccctattttgcatgcttggtagattagatcataacattttttgataaatcattgtttaaatttaatgtaaacatcaatgaaaccagtgctttatacaactttggcgacctgtagctaaaaattgtgacgtgctggaacatttctgagaacggcatcagattcagcaaccccaaatctactagagacacataatttgattcttgagacactcaaaaatgtcatttttgttacgctgtgtaagcaatgatataatgcttcATGGTTACTTGGGGAGTGTAGGCATTAAAAAGAGCTGCTGACAAAATAGCTCagaaaattgtatattatatgtttACAGCGCAACCTAGTGGGAGAAATCTGAATTAAAATACCTATCATTAGACGGCTCTTGGGCGCTTTCACAATTTCGCCGAAGATACTAACTAAATAACacacagctgagaagcaggctctgttccagtagagACGCAATTCAAAGAAAAGAGGTAACTAAGTTCTGACAACTTTTGAGTTCAACAACTGTTTGAGACTATCAATGTACTCTTTTGATTATAGAACACCAAATCTACAGGACTAACGATTTCTCGTTAAGTTCTCCAAGAATTGTAGGTcgtcagatctacaagcgtaaccagtgATCTCGTGGAGATTATTGAATAAGGTTTGAAGTCATTAAAGTTCATAAAACTAGTATGTGAGTATCTGAGATCAATGAATGCTTCCcctattgagcatgagcatagatgaccgtacaactcgtagttgctactccgtgattaaccagaacaatcaaatttgcacaaagaatcaacagaTGGAGCTTGAGAGTAGCTTACCATCTTCAGTGTACAATTTCgagaattccaaacattacagagtcaataacggtgcaggccacgtccttatggtcatcggagaagggaagaaatgtcatcgtgtcatcCATTGTTACAAAAGACCAAGAATATCTTTGCATCTTCAATTGTGTCACGGGAAAGAGTTCTTCTTAGTGGGAAGGATTCAGAAGCTACACACTCAGGATTGGTAAGAGATGTGATTCATGTATCCACAATTGAAAAAGTCATATAACTTATTTGAAATagaaacatgaaacgagctcatcaaTTGATAATTCGTCGTTGATAGGACAGTTGCCAATAACTGTCAGTTTCGTCaccagcactgcccagcaaaacgcgaaaACTGAAAAACACACACTATAACTGCTAATGGGGGAACCGCTTCAATGAATGCTTTTCCTATTATTCAAAAAGTATCTTATGGATGTCTGTGATTAAGATTATTACCGCTACAGGCTCATGAAACTTTTCTCTACTTAGTTTTTTCTACAACTGTTGAGTTTTATTCAAGAACGCTGGTGAGTGACGGCCTTCAAACTTACAAGTGATTTTTCGGAGATCAATGAGTATAGTTTCTCGTTTCTAAAAGCCCATAAATACAGAGTTCGCGAACTATTTCAactatttactcaaattaaatgggttaaattgtttttcatcTGTATAGATTTATCTGAGGAGTTCTTGAATGACCGAAAGCTTGAAAAACCTCAaacttgatggaattttactgagTGAGTCTTCATGAGAGTTTCGTATACAACGAAGAAAACGCTGATCCGTAATTTTAACTCGTCAAATTTCGGGAAGCGGGTTAAACATTTCTTGCGGGAACATTATAGATTACAAAAGAAGCTTACGGGTTATGTTTACCTCACTTACATTTGTACAGGTTTCTAATTCGCACCACGGATCTGTCTGTGATGCGTTAAAGTTAGAGTAGTTACGGCATACTTCATAGATTGGATGCTGGCAGCATTCATGTTTCTCTTTGATAATCTCATtcagactgctttcaggaatAAGGACGGGGAACAAACTTTGATCCAATTGAACAAGGAAACCAAAAGTATGAATATCGCTTTTCTCgaccacgcccatctttaccgtaacttgggctAGTGGAACagaatgttgatgtagcacttacttaacgaGAGGCCACCTACCAGGATCTGTCTGGGATGCGAAAGCACTTATTTCAGGAATCTCAAGTGTTTGATAAGTTTTATAACTGTTCAACAGAATACATCTGGTAGCGCTGAGAGTAATCTCTTGACCATCTCTTGACCTCACTGCTGGCGGACTTAAATCTGGCTATTATTTTAGATTTCATCAACTTGTGGATGTTAAACTATTACCACTTAGTAATTTACGTAGTAACTAAATGAATTCACAACTCTTAGTCTAACAATTCATCGTTTAAATCTGAGTTTTTGGCAAGCACAAGTCAAGTAATATGCACATGTTTCTATTCTCTCTATCTCACTGCGTTTTGCTGCTGCCGTCGAAATCTGTCATCTGTCAACGTAACCGCAGTCAACTTCACTCCGTCGGTGGGTCTACGATCAATGTGGTTTACGGACAGGCGCGGTGTACGCACGAAGGAACCGTGTAGGCAAAAATATGTGttattatggatccgacagaaataaggacaaacattttttttaatataattttccTCAATCTCCAAGCaactaatatttgaaaagtgcgttgtgttcataaacatcgtaagaatgcagcgccacacatgtcattatgacagttatgtcgggaacgagccacacgcgcgttccgatttagtgggcgcgcgacaatatCCTATTCATTGACCTCAGTTTAATAAATAGCCTTGAAACTTGATGGATTACATATTAGTTGGAACCTTGTTCATTAAAATACCAATTGAGAAATACCAATTTACGCTTGAAAATCTGTAGGTCTGAATTCAAAGGAGTTTGTGAATAATTTTCAACAGTTTCTAAAGTCAAAACTTAATAGAACACAATTTCAGACCTGTTTTGTATGTAAACTTTATTCGTAAACCTCCGATAGATCACAATTTCATTGTAGATCGCtagtagcattttgaatcatttttaataGTCTTTGAATCAAATCTGTTGGATGAGATTTTATTGGGCTGTTTATGTTTTAAACAGATGTTTTTATCCTGAAGATAGTCAATTATGTTTACATATCCAAAGACAAAATCAAAAGATccaaaggggccttccttagccgagtggttaaagtccgcggctactaagcaaagccatgctgaaggtgtctggattcgattcccggtcggtccaggatcttttagtaatgaaaatttccttgacttccctgggcatagagtatcatcgtacctgtcacacggtTTACGAATGCGAGAATGGCAATATTGGCAaacaaagctctcagttcataactgttgaagtactcatacgaacactaagctgaggagcaggatctgttccagtgaggacaaaatgacaagaagaagaagctatccaaagatttctgaaataacCTGGCAGCGTTGAGAAACTCCTGCACGAGTCATAATCTTGTAGGTCTATACCCATAGGAGTTCTGAAATAATGATTATTAGAAACAAAACTTAATAGTCTCCACAGAATTATTCATAGAAGTTTCCACAGAGGTGTGCACAGTAGTCTTCTCATatgttttcaatggaaattgctCTGAAGACTTCCCATAAGcctttttcatttaaatttcttcagaagtttccaAAGTGAACTTTACAGAAGTCttcacagattttttacagaaatctGCGAAGAATCCTTAACATAAGTTTTCACAGAAGGGTTCATAGAAATCTTCACTAAAGTAGTAACATCGAGGTCTCCACAGAAGTATCCTCACAATAATCTCCAACATACTTTATTCGTAAGTCATGTCACACACTGCGGCAGATCgttgttttcgacggccaaaacctctagtactctggatatgcatcctagagatttggtgtcttcgacaaagtattttggaataatttgaactacattTTGACTCACTTGGATTTGATCCAGATATTTAAAACTGATATAGATCAGTTTTATCATTTGGTAGTAGCGTTCTAGCAAataactttcttctgcaaagttgttcattgaggcatttttgacatttcttccgaagacatttacactctatcactgacgagGAAGACGCTGTATGACACTTTAATAGAAACAGCAAAAAACAGATTTTGGCCgatatttcatataaaaaatgaataaacatGTTTTGTCATCGAGTTATCaaagcttaaaataaaaaaaaaaaaaaagtaattttacaacATTTACTAGCAAAACTTTCTGATTTAATGATACTTTTAGTATAAACAGTccaaaaaatagtgttttataaAATCCTGGATAACTCATGAACCGGCAGCTAATGTTTTGTCCACGACTTATCATGAACATACAGGGggtaggcaaaatgattgagataggcaaaattttgcccaaattcaaatgcttaaaactttatgaaaaatggatgaaattggatggaTCTGGAAGCaatcgacggcaaatttggtccagttttaggaacttccttggccatgcatattgtccactggacaccggagatggtccggattttctgaggtcatgtccaaatgtcattttttctgtcgcttgtatttttgtgcggtgtaaagttagatagatgtttacaattttcctagaaactagaactaataggaagttgaatgccactggacgtattaagattggttggaaatcttcagaaatatgaattttacgTCGGCGTGAGAAGCGTGAGTTCTAACCACAACACTAGGCCCGTCCCCAGCTGtcataaaatcttgaaaaatgatatgtcgcaagccttgCTTCATAAACGGTTCATATGTGGCCACTTTCCTGAGGGAACCAGGTGTCCGGAAGATTTCCGGAATGTGGCCACTGCGACCAAAAGTAATTAAAATAGTTCCCAACATACTTTATtcgtaaaatcttgaagattgatatgtcgcaagcctcGTTTCgataaatcatgaagaatgacaCGTCGAAGTCTTCGTTtctaaagcattttgtaagtggATCATCATCCGGGAAAAAACCCACATCACTGCACCCCAAAATAACTCCGGAGCCTAGTGTTCAATGTAAAATTCACTATCATATATGGAAACTAGAGAGTCATTTTACGAATGTTCAAAAGGTATCAAAAGAAGATGAGGGTCAAAAGAAGTATTCACaagcagtgctgttaaatgtcaaaattttggaaaaattaaaatgctAATAGCACTTTTTCAGTCAAAATATAGCATCAGCAACTAATGCCAACTGAtagtaatttgaaaaaagtcaccggaaaaaacattttcctataactttttccacagggaacgatattagcaatattcaaatgtcaaagttaCGTGATATTCATGATATTTAACAGCCCTGTTCACAAGAGTATTTACAGAAGTGTCCATGTAAATCTCCAAGAAAAATGTTCGCAGAAGTATCTCCAAATGTCTCCACAAAATTATCCACTAAATCCTCTATAGAAACACCCAAAGAGGTCTTTATACCAGTATGTACAGAAGCCTACATGCAAGTCTTTACAGATGCTTGAACAGCAGTTTTCACAGAAGTCTCCACAGAAATCTACACTGAAGTATccggaaaaatattcaaataagtcTACTTAGAGGTTTCCATAGAAGTCTCTACATAAATCAGTAGGCAAAATGAGTGATAGTCCAATCATTGAGTTGTTTCAATGTTCGATCAATGTGCAAAATTTCCAAGTCAATCAACGAACTGCCGTGTTGTTGAGCTCCTGTCAGACAAACCATTGATAACTTACGTAAGGTATTGGACGATGTGGCAGCAATACACCAGAAAAATCTGTTGATAAATACATGAAGAGTTAACTCGGAGGTTTAACAACTGTTCCCATAGCCATACTCATCTGTTTCGTCCGTTCTAACTATTGCGACGTTGAAGTCTCGACCTTCTTCCCTATAACCAGGGTGTACGATTACCTGACGAACCAACGCGCCGTGAACTGTTTTGCAGATGACGTACTCCAGGGCACAATCCTTCGCTACCTCAACCGTAGTTATAGCGTATCGGTCGCTCACGTAGTACACCAGACCAACCTCGGTCTTATTGGCGTACAATAGCACGTGCTCAGACTTGGAGTAGGTATCCGATCTCGAAACGGTAGCATTTTTGAAGTATGTTGTCTGAGAAACAAACGCAGATGATTATCTACCACTTGTTCTGATACAGAAATTGATAACTAACATGAAGCACCGAAGCTGGTCGCACTCTTGTCAAACCTTTACGGCGGTATTCTTTGCATtctgaaacaaaacaaacatcAACTCCTTGAATATCTTACGCTTCAACCATCCTACTCACTCTTCTCACTGACACGCAGCGTCTTCAATGCCTTCGTCTGCTCGGTCCCTCTTCCATTCTCACTTTTCTCAACGGTCCTGTTGGAATATCCTCGCTGGTCTCCATGTTCCAACACATACCGAATCCAATCGCCGTAGTACGCCACATTAACAAACGCTGAATAGTCCGACAAACTGCAGCTCGTATCGTTCCAGCCACGCTGCGCCGTAAAACTAACCACCCCTCGCAGCACCCACCTTCCTCCTTCCTCCTCCGTGAACAATCCTCCTCCACTGTCTCCATTGCAGATCATGCTCCCATTCCGGTACCCAGCGCATAGTACCCTCGCCGACAGCGTCATCCCAAACACTTGCCTATTGCTCTCCAAACACGTCACGTAATCCACTATCGGCAGCCGTATCTTCCTCAGTTCGTACGCCGTCTCCGTCTGCTCGGTCATCCCGAACCCGACCGCCACGGCTTCCCTCCCATACAGATCTTTCCCATCACTCTTCCCGCCAGCCTCCGGCAGACAAACCGGTCGTATAAACTCGTTCAACACCACCTTCGTCCGCAAGGCCAGCATCGCCAGGTCCGCTTGGAAGGTCCGCGGAGCGAAGTCTTCGTGCACAATGTTCCCCGCTACGGCAACATTCTGCACCGGGAAGCTCCCCAGCAGTAAGTTCTGCCGCACCGAGCCCAACTGGACGGTGATCAAACGTTCGTTCAGACTGTTGCCGTCCTTGGAGACGCAATGGCCCGCCGTCAGGACGTACAGTTCGCTCAGGAGCGTTCCTCCGCACACGTAGACGAACGTTCCGTGGCTAACGCGGTGCCAGATTGAGGCGTGCCAAGGCCACTCACCGGACGAGGAGGCTACTTCTCCTTTGACGATCAGCGGACGTCTTTGGTTGGTGACAGGGAGACCACAGGTCATCGTAGAGCCGTTGACGTCAGCGGTGGACGAAGATTCCGAGGTCAAGATCAGTACAGCGAGAAGCAGCAGCCAAAGTGTTTCACCGATGGATCCCATCTCTACGGGCGATGGATCAGAACTGATCGTTGATCGACGCAATGTGATGTGATCGGACGGAGGAATCGGCATTGAGATGAGGATTGGGTAATCTAAATATTTACCAATATATTTATGGTTAACACTTCGCACAGTACAAACAACGCCGTGAGAGCCTATTGAGTTGGTTTTGCGTCGATTGTATGGTTCACAGTCATACATCTTCATATTTGCTTTGGATAAAATTCATACTGAACGGATTGAGCTTGTGACTAATCCACttgtaaaagaaaaaaaactatctgCTTAGTTGCTATATTGATGTTTCGATATATTAAAAGTATTAAAAGCATtgattgatttggatttggatttggatctCTATAGCTGAGCGGTTCTATTTgtattcgaatgtcggtttacttgctttctttatacccaaaaatacctatttgcatcatcgattcgccatttttaccctagcgttacttttgagaagggcctaagaaaaaagccttaataattttcaaaaaattaaaactcagaaactatttatCTGATCgatttggtgtcttccgcaaagttttaggttatatttggaaatatctggaaaaaatatacactgtaaaataaatgttgtaattttttttatttcgaaaataaaacttaaaaatccatttcctcaaaaatcgttttttgttttttttttttttttaaatttaaagtagacaaaaaatgaagtcttttgcacagtgggtcaagctggagaaatcatggacaaaaaagttatgattttttttaaaaaaggttgatttttcaatatggtctaaataaactttttggatgcttttcgacccgattttatgaaaatacgcaaaatttgcaacaaaaaaggtctatgagaaaattttgctaattgctaccgtttccgagatacagcgattttaaaattaaatttactggaaattcacaacttttggttgttttcggatgtttttcgagttgataaaataaataatatttttttttctgaaagcatttaatttcatgttcttatacaatgatggagcgtcatattttgatacagatttcttactttttcataatgtttacaatttttttactatcattacagtttgaaaattgcctaacttctattttatctacggaaactggaataaatgaatggtatttttgtgttccctgaacagtgttgatagactcacactcaaaatctcaatcaatacgctctcccgtgagagcaaactcatctgagatctgcttcgcaaatctcacgcttgagattttgatgcaaaatcaactcaatcaactcaaatcgtaaaaaaatgattcagtcgcaaaacccggcaaaaactcatgaaacccgaatgttgttgtttacgttaaaaaggattaacataattttaccagacaaacaagaaattattgccatgagtgagtaaactgtggaaatatgagAAAATGAGTTAAAatggtgagccaactcatccatgattttttgactgttgagttgcatgattgacaactcacgcatgaaaaatctcaagcgtgagttgtgagaaattgagtttttcgcaACACTGTCcctgaatagttattgctttcgaatattgttcattaagctgctccttgatatgtttatactctgttgtagttgctgctttgtgttagttgctcctcctttcgcttttgagcccaatcaaataattccttggcatttttgatgggatgttcacgttctttagcTAGACTATCCCTTGTAGCCATGCGTTTTATTGCTCCCCCTAATGCATCGCATGCACCATCTGAAAAGCACACTTGTTGTACAGAGTACAAGCGTGGTATTACTTTCAGTGGCCATTTGCGActcacactggggcagaattgaaaaaacgcggaaacaacctgtagttcttTGGAATTaagagatagacgtttggtgtcttcagcaaaaatgatcctttcaatgAGGCTGATGTTTCGAGATAAAGTCatatttttttgtgttattcgcataaatgactgaaatgccatttcggtcaaatggcagtttaggtgtatggtttcttcggcaaagttgatcattatttgatgctgaaaataattgctgaagacgtcaaatttccaaggcctactatttttgaaatatagacatttatttaaaaaatgtgctAAAAACCAAAATATTTGAGATTTGCTtgcaatttttcatttaaaatttcatatatCGCCTATGACTATGTCGTTAATTAACATAAAGCAGGTCTGGTGAAAATATTgcgtataggccattcttgcgatcgggcaagttcgggcaggtgttttcattgccatccacttacgaaaggtcagagcattcatgtctaatttttccaaggatatgatatttaatacattttttctATGTGATCTGAAAGTATGCTAAGCTTATAAaaaggttcaaaattattttacatgACGATGTAATAGTTTTACAATATAAACAAAAGTTCAACATAgtcataaatatttttgtggTTTATTGGTACCCAAATGCATTTAACTATTTGCTTTTTACATCGCTTGTATATTTGCTATTCGCAAAAACGCCCTAAGTGCCAGACTTATTATGTCAAACCATTTCGGTCGAATGGAAATATAGGTATGTGATTCCTTCGGCAAAGTCGATCGTTATTTCAAGCTGAAAACAATTGCTAATGATGACAAATTTCCAAAGCCTGCTCTtcttaaaaactgaaaaaatttgataaattgtgTTAAAAACCATTATATACATaagttttgtgttttttttcagttcaaaTACCATTTATCGCCTATGATCTTGCCATTCATTGGTATTAGGCAGAGattgtaaaaacaaaaaaaaaattaagaaaatccaATAAAACTTACAGTGATATTGCCTATTCTTgcagaaatcaaacaaaaattttgttctTACCATTAAATTCTTACCAGCTCTGCCAATGAATGACATGATCATAGGTGATAAATGGTATTTAAGCTGAAAAAAACACTAAACTTATGTATAAAacgaatttatcaaaaa is a genomic window containing:
- the LOC5571232 gene encoding uncharacterized protein LOC5571232 isoform X2, producing MKMYDCEPYNRRKTNSIGSHGVVCTVRSVNHKYIGKYLDYPILISMPIPPSDHITLRRSTISSDPSPVEMGSIGETLWLLLLAVLILTSESSSTADVNGSTMTCGLPVTNQRRPLIVKGEVASSSGEWPWHASIWHRVSHGTFVYVCGGTLLSELYVLTAGHCVSKDGNSLNERLITVQLGSVRQNLLLGSFPVQNVAVAGNIVHEDFAPRTFQADLAMLALRTKVVLNEFIRPVCLPEAGGKSDGKDLYGREAVAVGFGMTEQTETAYELRKIRLPIVDYVTCLESNRQVFGMTLSARVLCAGYRNGSMICNGDSGGGLFTEEEGGRWVLRGVVSFTAQRGWNDTSCSLSDYSAFVNVAYYGDWIRYVLEHGDQRGYSNRTVEKSENGRGTEQTKALKTLRVSEKKCKEYRRKGLTRVRPASVLHTTYFKNATVSRSDTYSKSEHVLLYANKTEVGLVYYVSDRYAITTVEVAKDCALEYVICKTVHGALVRQVIVHPGYREEGRDFNVAIVRTDETDEFFWCIAATSSNTLRVEDKKLQLSLIANESYSWIEFDVDWYMRTARGLAVLNDHPDEIAGLLQNSDGEPIVMSNATALLNWVESVVWNVTYVKEAVGRVEARVSGQKLRSSAAACKRYRRAGLTSVNPSNPIHTEFFKNATYQKSDGRSKFNAVELLRNDTSLGVVYYLAEEYAITTGSIASNCMPSPGICVTEHDQQVLQVFIHPNYTGGRDFNVALLRTTFADELRRQAPSPGRDPQRATDLGGVRHRPVPPHNSRLRPVHRSTGRDRRPSAERTRRRARDDQRHCPAGLDRTHCLGCGGVVN
- the LOC5571232 gene encoding uncharacterized protein LOC5571232 isoform X1 — encoded protein: MKMYDCEPYNRRKTNSIGSHGVVCTVRSVNHKYIGKYLDYPILISMPIPPSDHITLRRSTISSDPSPVEMGSIGETLWLLLLAVLILTSESSSTADVNGSTMTCGLPVTNQRRPLIVKGEVASSSGEWPWHASIWHRVSHGTFVYVCGGTLLSELYVLTAGHCVSKDGNSLNERLITVQLGSVRQNLLLGSFPVQNVAVAGNIVHEDFAPRTFQADLAMLALRTKVVLNEFIRPVCLPEAGGKSDGKDLYGREAVAVGFGMTEQTETAYELRKIRLPIVDYVTCLESNRQVFGMTLSARVLCAGYRNGSMICNGDSGGGLFTEEEGGRWVLRGVVSFTAQRGWNDTSCSLSDYSAFVNVAYYGDWIRYVLEHGDQRGYSNRTVEKSENGRGTEQTKALKTLRVSEKKCKEYRRKGLTRVRPASVLHTTYFKNATVSRSDTYSKSEHVLLYANKTEVGLVYYVSDRYAITTVEVAKDCALEYVICKTVHGALVRQVIVHPGYREEGRDFNVAIVRTDETDEFFWCIAATSSNTLRVEDKKLQLSLIANESYSWIEFDVDWYMRTARGLAVLNDHPDEIAGLLQNSDGEPIVMSNATALLNWVESVVWNVTYVKEAVGRVEARVSGQKLRSSAAACKRYRRAGLTSVNPSNPIHTEFFKNATYQKSDGRSKFNAVELLRNDTSLGVVYYLAEEYAITTGSIASNCMPSPGICVTEHDQQVLQVFIHPNYTGGRDFNVALLRTTFADEFFLCLAVEPPIRFYFGGKRLPLVEILSEQPTWVEFDTDLYLRITRGSALYTDRRDEIGGLLQNGPGEELVMTNVTALLDWIEPIVWDVAASSIEPR